A region of the Bacillota bacterium genome:
CCTCGAGTCTCCGTGCTAACTGACGGCCCGCATCCACGCGGTCCCGGAACATGATAAACCTTCCTTATCCAATAAAATTACTGGATACAATTTTAAGGTATTTTTACCCATAAAAAAACAGCAGGCCACAGGCCTGCTGTTTTTTGATCTCGGCCACCGGTTACTCAGCCATCTTGCCACGCTCGATAAGCTCTTTTACTTTCTGGCCACCCTTGTGCCCAATCTCCTCATAGAACTCGTGTCCGTATTTCTCTTTAACTACCTGTCCACCCTTTTTGCCGCCTTTATGACCTATTTCCTCATAAAATTCCGGTCCGTATTTCTTCGCGGTGGTTTCTCCACCCTTGTGCCCAATTTCCTCATAGAACTCAGGTCCGTATTTCTTCGAAGTGGTCTCGCCGCCTTTGCGACCCGCTTCGCTAACCGTCATTTTGCCTTTCTCTTCGGCCATTAATATCGCCCCCTTTCAGGTATCTTTCAGGTATTTAATACCCGCAGATATACCTTCTAAACGTTGAGGTTCTTCCTCGGCAACCGCTATTGGGTCAAAGCCAATCCCGGATAGAAACCCATAGACAAGCCGCCGGCTAAAACACTAAAATTTTGCACATATAAAAGGACGGAAACGCCCGTCCTTTTATATGGCTCTTTGTCCAGATAATTTTACTCGGTAGCCTTCTTACCCTCTTCAATAAGGCGTTTTACCTTCTGGCCGCCTTTATGCCCAATCTCCTCGTAAAATTCGTGGCCATATTTTTGCTTCGTAGTCTGGCCGCCTTTCTTGCCACCCTTATGTCCAATTTCTTCATAGAATTCGGGACCATATTTTTTTGCGGTTGTCTCGCCGCCTTTGCGACCCGCTTCGCTAACCGTCATTTTGCCTTTCTCTTCGGCCATTAATATCGCCCCCCCCTTTCGCGGTTTTCATACCCCGCATTCCGCAGTTTAAACATTTACTCAGCAGAGCGAACCTTGGGGTTCTTACCCTGCTGGGCAGTCGGCAATTTGGTGCATTGCTGCGCGATTTCGAATATAATGCGGGAAGACTGGAGGAGATGTTTGATGAAAGTCCTGGTAATAGGTAACATAGGCTTTGACCTTATGGCGCCTAGCTTACAAAGAGAAGGTATTGAAACTGTTCTTGTTATCACCACACGTGAACCCCTCAATGCAGAATATGCCGATGAAGCATATTTTTTTAACTCAGAAAATTCTGACACCGATTATTGGCCTCTTGTAGAGTTTGCACTCGAAAAAAAAGTCGACGCGGTAATCTCAATTGCCGGACCAGATGTCGCAAATCTAAGAGACGGATACGTCAAAGAAATCCTTGAAGCCGAGTTCGGAATCCCTGTACTGGCTAACCCACTTGAGGCAGTTAGAACAGCCGCGAACAAAGAGAAGACTAAAGATTTTTTGAAGAAGCACGGTTTCCCGACAACCGAGGGTAGAGTCATATCTTCGCGTGCCGAAGCGTTTGAGGTAGCGAAAGAATACGGCTACCCACTCGTACTTAAGCTAATCGACCACTCTGGTGGGACCGGTATGAAGATAGTTACAAATCGCCTGGAGCTTATAACCGGACTGGCAGATGCAGAAAGAATACTTATCGAAAAATATACAGCTGGACCGGAATTCTCGGTTGAGGTGCTAAATTATGATGGTAAGACATTGCCCTTGCTACCGGTTTTTAAGGGGCATACAAATCATCAGGGTCTCCATCCTATGGAGCGCGTAAAACTTGCACCGGCTCCTTTATCCGAAGCCGACATCGCAAAACTAAGGCATCTAGCGCGAGATGTCATAAGCACGCTAAATGTACAACCGACCGGAGATGTCGATATAGTTTGGTCGGAAGATGGCCCGAGGATACTTGAGATCAACCCAAGATTTGGCGGCGTCACAGCTTTGTCGATGGCAGCAAGCGGGATAATATCTTACCATGCCTTAGTTGATATGTTGCTTGGCAGATGGAACTCAATCGATTATCACTTCGACAGACACTATGCAGCCGACATGCCGGTATTTTCAGATATAGCAATCGACAGCGTAAGAGATCTTCTTAACCTGGATGGTGTTTTCAGGGTGAAAATCCAAAAGCTGTCTAAGACCTCAGGCAGAATTGCACTCAAAGCTAAAACCATGCAAGAACTTTTGGGCACAGCCAATAAGGTAGCTGCGCTGTGTGATTGCAAAGAGTGCTTCATGGAGTTAAAAGAGCTTCCAGAAAAATTAAAAGTGGTAGCTAGTTAACTAGCTACCACTTTTATCCTACACGTGTAAACTTGGTGTGACTAACGCGCCGCTTGTTTACCGCGCTCAATAAGCTCTTTAACTTTCTGGCCACCTTTGTGCCCGATTTCTTCATAGAACTCACGGCCATATTTTTTGGCAGTGGTCTTGCCACCCTTGCGGCCCGCTTCGCTCACGGTCATTTTCCCTTTTTCTTCGGCCATCTGCGTCACCTCCTTTGGGACTAGCCATTGGCAATTATTTTGTACCCCGGGCTTATACCTCTTAAACTCCAATTGCTGAGGTGATTGCATCAATTTAGAAAGGAAGATTCTTTATTCTCTTATTTAGCCTCCCGCCTCTTTCCCCTTTTCTATGAGATCTTTGACTTTCTGGCCGCCTTTGTGTCCAATCTCCTCATAAAATTCATGCCCGTATTTTTTCTTAGTAGTCTGGCCGCCCTTAGGACCACCTATCTTCCCGCCTTTCTCACCGATTTCTTCATAGAACTCACGGCCATATTTTTTAGCGGTAGTTTTACCACCCCTGCGGCCAGCCTCACTCACGGTCATCTCTCCTTTATTTTCCGGCACCCTTTTCACCTCCCTCCGAATTGCTAACTATGCCACCGAAAAGATCGCTTTTGTTTAGCAGTTCTACCCAGGAGTAACGTCATTAAACAATTTTTAGGGTTCAGGGGCCAGGGGCCAGGGGCCAGGGCTTATTGAAGAACAAAAAAGGCGGAGCTTGGCTCCGCCTATATTACCCTGGCCCCTGGACCCTTTAAAAAGTTAGGCCCTTTTTTTGCCTTCTTCAATAAGACGTTTTACCTTCTGGCCGCCTTTGTGTCCAATTTCCTCATAGAACTCAGGGCCGTATTTTTTCGAGGTGGTCTGCCCGCCTTTTTTACCGATCTCCTCATAGAACTCAGGGCCGTACCTTTTCGAAGTTGTCTCGCCGCCTTTGCGACCTGCTTCGCTAACGGTCATCTTGCCTTTTTCCTGTGCCATCTTGTTCACCTCCTATCATAAGATCATTTCGCTTGGACAATTTGTTTGCGCTTCTTGCCTTCCTCGATAAGATTTTTACTTCTGGCCGCCCTTGTGTCCAATTCCTCATAGAACTCAGGGCTGTCTAACTGATACCGTTGCTGTTAGACAAACTTCTCCGCCGTATTACATTTACCCGCAAAATCCGACAATCAATCGCCTTATTATTAAAAATTTCACCTTTAGTCTGTTTCCCACTTTGTCAATATTTAAACATCAGCTAGGCAGCCCTGCGCTTTAGCCTATGAATGATATAACTAATAATATCCTCCGCTACATTTCTCCCGGTCGCCTCCATGATTCCATGCCAGGCTGGAGCACTGTTCACCTCAAGTATGTAATTGCCATCTGGACCTTCGATTATATCTACTCCCGTGTAATCTAACCCTAAACACCTACTTGCTCTTATTGATATATCTCTCTGCTCATCGGTTAGCGCGCAGGCTGCAGGCACCCCGCCGAACCTTATATTTGTCTTCCACCGGCCAACCCGAGCTTTACGGTAAATTGAAGCCACCACTTCATCTCCAACCACAAAAGCACGGATATCACGGCCCGGATTTGGGATATACCGCTGTAGACATATACACTTGAACTCATCTAAAAGCTTCTTTATCCTTCTCATTGCATCTTTTTCAGATCGCTTGACCCTGATCACGCCATACCCCTGGAAACCGTACAGCGGCTTAGCAATAACATCATCATGCCCGGCAAGAAACGCCCCGGCATCTTCCATCGCTTGCACAATAACAGTCTCCGGAATGCGAAAGCCTTTTTCTTGTAGGATAAAGCTGGTCAAGAACTTACTCTCGGCTACCTGAATTGCTGAGGGCGAGTTAACTAAAAGAACACCCATTCTTTCGAGCTGCTCGAAAACCTCGAACTGAAAATCGGTTTCACCGTTGAAATTAAGACCTCTGATTACCAGGGCATCGAATTTTCCTGCATTGTCCGAGCCAATATTTATTGCCTGGCGGTTATTCATCTCAACGAAGAAATGGATTGGATCCACAATCTTTACTTCAGAAACCTTGCTTGCGGCGTCAAATAAATCGTGGCTCGTTGGGTCGACACCGAACTGTCCCGTAACTATACCTATCTTGTACAAGAATTCTCCCTTGATTTTTGTCTTGACAATGTAATTAATAAGCATGGTGAATTTTACCCACCTATTTGGCGGTTAAACCCTAGGAATTTTTGATTTTCGACTGTGAGCTGAAGATATTTATCCAGCACGGGCTTTAGCGAATATAAAAGCAGTGCAGGGCTTTGGCCCTGTCTCAAGTATTAATCCTATCTGGCAGTAGGTAGGCACTATTTATGCCTGCTTGCTACGAGAGAAGTCACTGACTTCTTTGCCCTTTAATTTTAAATTTTGAATTAAGGGATATGTTATAGACATGCAGAACTTTGCTGCCAGAGGAAAATTGTATATCGGTACATCGGGGTGGAGCTATAAACACTGGAAAGATATATTCTACCCTGCCAATCTGCCGGAGAGGAAGTGGCTTGAGTTTTATGCAACAAAGTTCTCAACCGTCGAGATAAACAATTCTTTTTATAGATTGCCTAGGAGAGAAACTTTTGAGTCATGGCGAGCCAGCACGCCGCCAGGTTTTGTCTTTGCAGTCAAAGCAAACCGCTATATCACACATATAAAGAAACTAAAAAATGTGGATACGGCCTTGGTAAGGTTTTTTGAAAATGCAAGCGGACTTGCCGATAAACTGGGTCCGGTATTGTTTCAGTTTCCGGCTAACTGGCATGCAAATGCCGATAGGTTGGAAAGTTTTTTAAACATCCTGCCAAACGGTTACAAGTACGCCTTTGAGTTTCGCCACACATCATGGTTTCGTGACAACATCTACGCTTTACTTGAGCAAAAAGGCGCCGCCTTGTGCATCGCTGATTCGCCAGAATGGCCATCTCCTTTTAAAATAACAGCGCCATTTGTTTTTATCAGGATGCATGGTAGCCGCCAGCTTTATGCATCTGACTACACCACGGACGAGCTATCCCGGTGGGCAAAAAAAATCGGCGACCTCTTAGACCGCCGGCTTGATGTTTATATATATTTTAATAATGATGCGCACGGCTACGCTGTAAAAAATGCACAGGAGTTAAGAGAGCTCCTCCAGTGCATCTAACTGTTAGCTGCTGGTGACATCGGTAATTTGCGCCGCTCTGCTACTTCTGCTTCTTGAGAACCGCAATGCGGTCTTTTGCAAGTTTTACCCCCTCACCTTTTGGGTCCAACTCAATATATTTCTCGTACGCCTGGATTGCCTCTTCACTTTTGCCGCTGGCCCTCAAAAACTCAGCTAAGTTAAAGTACGCTAAAGCATGATTTGGATTGATCTCGATGGCCTTTCTCGCTTCGGCAGTAGCCGTTTCGACCTGCCCTGAATAAAAATATTGGATCGCCATATCGACCCGGGCATTAACATTGTTCGGGTCAAGTTCGAGCGCCTTTCGGTAACTATCAATCGCCTTGCTCAGCGCACTTGAGTCATTTGATGATTTTGCATAATCGCTGTATGCATTACCGAGTTTAACCCAAGCATCCGCACTTTTTGGATTTTTCTGCGCAGCCTGTTCAAGAGCCGCCAAAGTCTGCTGAACCTGTACCTGTCCTTGACCTTGTTGATTAGTGTTATTGATCGTTTCGGGTATTGAGGTAATAAACGGTATGAAATATGCAATAAAGGTTAATGAGACGATAACCGCTCCAACCTTCGTTACCATACTCACTTTTTTCTTGTCTAAAAGCACCTCTGCCTACTCCCTTGTAACGTTATCGGTTTAGACGAGAAGGCAGAAACCTGTACCGTTTCTGCCGCTCCCGCTCTTATTTCTTATCCTCACCGGGTTTTACTTCAACCGATTGGCCACCCGGCGGTATATCTCCTGATGCCGGAACATCGCTCTTAGTGTGTCCACTACTTTGGT
Encoded here:
- a CDS encoding DUF72 domain-containing protein; amino-acid sequence: MQNFAARGKLYIGTSGWSYKHWKDIFYPANLPERKWLEFYATKFSTVEINNSFYRLPRRETFESWRASTPPGFVFAVKANRYITHIKKLKNVDTALVRFFENASGLADKLGPVLFQFPANWHANADRLESFLNILPNGYKYAFEFRHTSWFRDNIYALLEQKGAALCIADSPEWPSPFKITAPFVFIRMHGSRQLYASDYTTDELSRWAKKIGDLLDRRLDVYIYFNNDAHGYAVKNAQELRELLQCI
- a CDS encoding Em GEA1 (EM1) — translated: MAEEKGKMTVSEAGRKGGKTTAKKYGREFYEEIGHKGGQKVKELIERGKQAAR
- a CDS encoding ATP-grasp domain-containing protein: MKVLVIGNIGFDLMAPSLQREGIETVLVITTREPLNAEYADEAYFFNSENSDTDYWPLVEFALEKKVDAVISIAGPDVANLRDGYVKEILEAEFGIPVLANPLEAVRTAANKEKTKDFLKKHGFPTTEGRVISSRAEAFEVAKEYGYPLVLKLIDHSGGTGMKIVTNRLELITGLADAERILIEKYTAGPEFSVEVLNYDGKTLPLLPVFKGHTNHQGLHPMERVKLAPAPLSEADIAKLRHLARDVISTLNVQPTGDVDIVWSEDGPRILEINPRFGGVTALSMAASGIISYHALVDMLLGRWNSIDYHFDRHYAADMPVFSDIAIDSVRDLLNLDGVFRVKIQKLSKTSGRIALKAKTMQELLGTANKVAALCDCKECFMELKELPEKLKVVAS
- a CDS encoding general stress protein B, with product MAEEKGKMTVSEAGRKGGETTSKKYGPEFYEEIGHKGGETTAKKYGPEFYEEIGHKGGKKGGQVVKEKYGHEFYEEIGHKGGQKVKELIERGKMAE
- a CDS encoding tetratricopeptide repeat protein, with the protein product MLLDKKKVSMVTKVGAVIVSLTFIAYFIPFITSIPETINNTNQQGQGQVQVQQTLAALEQAAQKNPKSADAWVKLGNAYSDYAKSSNDSSALSKAIDSYRKALELDPNNVNARVDMAIQYFYSGQVETATAEARKAIEINPNHALAYFNLAEFLRASGKSEEAIQAYEKYIELDPKGEGVKLAKDRIAVLKKQK
- a CDS encoding RimK family alpha-L-glutamate ligase, which gives rise to MLINYIVKTKIKGEFLYKIGIVTGQFGVDPTSHDLFDAASKVSEVKIVDPIHFFVEMNNRQAINIGSDNAGKFDALVIRGLNFNGETDFQFEVFEQLERMGVLLVNSPSAIQVAESKFLTSFILQEKGFRIPETVIVQAMEDAGAFLAGHDDVIAKPLYGFQGYGVIRVKRSEKDAMRRIKKLLDEFKCICLQRYIPNPGRDIRAFVVGDEVVASIYRKARVGRWKTNIRFGGVPAACALTDEQRDISIRASRCLGLDYTGVDIIEGPDGNYILEVNSAPAWHGIMEATGRNVAEDIISYIIHRLKRRAA